The following is a genomic window from Triplophysa rosa unplaced genomic scaffold, Trosa_1v2 scaffold415_ERROPOS41014+, whole genome shotgun sequence.
actttttacagtgtatttaagtattttaaaatacaaaatacagtctcccaaagtatttaattacaaattacatttgacttttttttgttaaggaaaatacaaattacaaaatactcaaaagtaattaaatacttatttcaaatacatgtaattaaattactgccCATCTCTGAGAAGAGTATAGCATTGATTTGTTTGCTTTTGGTTATAGAAGGAATAATTAGGCTAGCGAAAGACCCTTAGTGAAAGGACTCGAACCTTATGCTTGTGAACTATTTTTTCTTAACAGAAACTTGTGAACAAAACCATACGCTGACTGTAAGCTCCAGTACGTTCGGTATGTTCATTGCTGTATTCTGCTTCATATgatttttttgatttttttttagcaTAAATAGGTTTTTTTTCATTGGCTACAACATTGCATAatgtcaataaaaaaacacagcataTAATGCAAGCTTGTTCTAAAATGGTCACAAAATCTTAATAAATTAACAATAACTATATCTAAGTGCACCGATGGGAGAAGTGTAGGCTAATGCACTACAACAATATTTTCAAGAAGCTGTTCTGTATTTAAACGGCAAAATTGCATGTTGTCTAGCTATGGCatatatttattgaataatTTTATTAGCCCACCCTATAAAATGTTAAGCCCCCCTTAGCACCCCCAAGAAAGACGTCCTGGCACCGCCCCGGTTGTATTCTTATAATTTCTTATAATTCAATGCAGAGGACCGAAGAGTTTCCTTAATTTCTGCCCtccagtcattttttattttacagaattgtatTTAAAGTGTGTAAAACACTCACCATTAATGAGCAACAgaagacacacacaaaatgagAATAAGAACCTCATTGTGACAAACTGCCCCTCCTGCACCTGCACACAGAATTTACACAAAATGTttgattgtgtgtttttgtgtgttcattgcacactaaacacaaatgaaaacactttAAACATAATGAGCTACAGTGAAAAGAATTAAAAGTACCTGAGATGAGATGCTACTGCAGAGCAAATTCAGTGAGGTTGTCTATTCAACAGTGGAAGCAGAATAGTGATGCTACAGGTAATAAACTGTGTTTTATTCTTTAATGTGGGTGGAGCTTTACTGGAGAAACAAGTACCTGCTCACTgcaaacctgtttttttttttgacagaaatATATTTGATGTTTGAACATTGCTGCCTTGTTCACCTGTCATTTAAACTGATGTTCTTTTTTCTTAACGTGAAAAGGTCAGAATGCAGATGGAATGAATGGAGACAATGAAATCAACACAAACGCAGGGGTGTTTTTAACTTGTTTTGTATTATGTAGGCTCCCCATTATGGCATCTAAAGTTAAATCGCATCTATCTATTTTGTTGTTCGACTTTTAAAACATAAGAAAGCTTTAGAGAAAAGAGTCAAAAAAGACAAATGCTGCAAAAAATTTTATAAACGGcaacaataaacaaatttaaCTTCCGGTGGACCCCtgaaaagaatcaataactgttgagtagtttaaatgtaatttaatacaattaatagccaatcaaatatgaatataaattaatatgaacagaaattaaataaaaaataaattgttatattataaccaaacacaggccGAAAccatctgtcatggttctgccccatcttgtcttgcttttcttgatcttgtggcagagccatgacagaacctcttgttttatgtggagagagacggttttggccttccatatactccctctctccggtgtggcgtctctgttcccgccctttcgtctcgttattgcttgttaattagttcatgtcccgcacctgttcctTCTTGATttcgtcccctttatatagtcctcatgtttcattgtcctgtgctggtccattgcttgtgtgtttggtgagttcctgtgctttgttagtctagtccagtttagttatttgtatattatgtcaagtgttaattttagtcttgTGAAGGTGTAGTCAGTTTTAGTCCAGTCCTGTTTTCGTactcccctgttttgttatgttacccccacgtgggcctttgttttgtatttatattttattaaatgtcttgttaaccccttacccgctgtctacGTCTGCGTACTCTGCActtgtgtccttgttccctcaccattcatgacagaaaCGACCAGCCAACgtcggacccagcagacagagggatctcagcgggaggggtcgatgccgcggACTCCCCTCCAGGGCTTgaagccgccggactcccttcgagggtagaggccgccgggctcccGTCCAGGGTCGGGACCGCCGGGCTCCCGTCCAgggtcgggaccgccggactcccgtCCAgggtcgggaccgccggactcccttccagggtcgggaccgccggaaccccgtccaggatcgagaccgccggaaccccgtccaggatcgagaccgccggaactccgtccaggatcgagaccgccggaaccccgtccaggatcgagaccgccggaaccccgtccaggatcgagaccgccgggctcccttccagggtcgaggtcgtcgggttcccctccagggtcgagaccgcTGGTGTTCTGTTCCCGCCACAGATCCCTGCCGACATCCCAGCTGGTACTCAGGCCTGTCGAAGTCGACAcccaatgtgtttgtgttgttcctgtCATTGTtcgctgcccagctgccagagagcgctgcccagccaccgactTCCTGTCCCGTCTCGTcaacatccaggcctgcccagccggtgatagctggCCTCCCAGCcggttacccccacgtgggtctttgttttgtatttatattttattaaatgtcttgttaaccccttacccgctgtctgtgtctgggtcctctgtacttgtgtgtccttgttccctcaccattcATGACACCGTCTATATTATGAAATGCGTacgcttttttaaataaagctgTTTGAAATacaatgcagatttttttaaataaatgttacctaatttaaaaaatgtatttgttattcATAAATCTGACATGCATAAGAAATGTTCTATATAGGCCCATATTGCatttcatttcttatttttattttattcagttgATGATTGAATCTGCTAACCTTCTACCTTATTttgcaacagaaagacaaacaaaaagtattttgttgtACGTATATACACAcctatgtttgtgtttaaagctGGTGCGTTATCACTTTAAAACAACAGGGCTGTTTCGACTGTCAAGAAGCAATGGTATAAAAATGCTGCAAAGCAGCTTTCCCAAGCTCAAAGTGTGCTGCCATATGGATTTTACTGGTAACTCATGAAGCTGGTTGATCAAGATTCCACTACACTGAAAATAATTTGGAGTGAAGTTTACTCGAAAAAAGCTAGAAAACAATTTTCACTCAGAAAATGTTCGTACATTTATCAGAACTGTCTAAGTAAAGGCTAAACACATGTCGAATTAGTTTTTAATAGAAATTCCCAAGTACGGggtcaagtaaattttactcatcgtttgtttgtaaattttatttaagtaatgcttctaaatatacttaatatttcttTACAAGAGTCCTAGTTATCTTTTCCTTCATAatctttacttgtttgtttttttgtaaatattacttgaaatcaTATATGAGGTATTAATATGCGTTAAGTTAAATGTATCTGAACTTCAAAAACGCTGAAAGgcatttcacaaaaatacttttattcagagtttgaataaaaatatttaacagtttatttaaaaaacagagaaacaaaacaagttaatcaaataaaacaaagatcCATTAAACCACCTTCACATTTCCTCTGGCATCAGAGTCCAATCCGTTAACGTTAAGTTAACGTTACCTGTGGAACAGATGAACATGGATGTTAATGCCACAATtagattatttgtcatttacaaTTCAAATGAACTTATTGACCTTAATGCATTNNNNNNNNNNNNNNNNNNNNNNNNNNNNNNNNNNNNNNNNNNNNNNNNNNNNNNNNNNNNNNNNNNNNNNNNNNNNNNNNNNNNNNNNNNNNNNNNNNNNNNNNNNNNNNNNNNNNNNNNNNNNNNNNNNNNNNNNNNNNNNNNNNNNNNNNNNNNNNNNNNNNNNNNNNNNNNNNNNNNNNNNNNNNNNNNNNNNNNNNNNNNNNNNNNNNNNNNNNNNNNNNNNNNNNNNNNNNNNNNNNNNNNNNNNNNNNNNNNNNNNNNNNNNNNNNNNNNNNNNNNNNNNNNNNNNNNNNNNNNNNNNNNNNNNNNNNNNNNNNNNNNNNNNNNNNNNNNNNNNNNNNNNNNNNNNNNNNNNNNNNNNNNNNNNNNNNNNNNNNNNNNNNNNNNNNNNNNNNNNNNNNNNNNNNNNNNNNNNNNNNNNNNNNNNNNNNNNNNNNNNNNNNNNNNNNNNNNNNNNNNNNNNNNNNNNNNNNNNNNNNNNNNNNNNNNNNNNNNNNNNNNNNNNNNNNNNNNNNNNNNNNNNNNNNNNNNNNNNNNNNNNNNNNNNNNNNNNNNNNNNNNNNNNNNNNNNNNNNNNNNNNNNNNNNNNNNNNNNNNNNNNNNNNNNNNNNNNNNNNNNNNNNNNNNNNNNNNNNNNNNNNNNNNNNNNNNNNNNNNNNNNNNNNNNNNNNNNNNNNNNNNNNNNNNNNNNNNNNNNNNNNNNNNNNNNNNNNNNNNNNNNNNNNNNNNNNNNNNNNNNNNNNNNNNNNNNNNNNNNNNNNNNNNNNNNNNNNNNNNNNNNNNNNNNNNNNNNNNNNNNNNNNNNNNNNNNNNNNNNNNNNNNNNNNNNNNNNNNNNNNNNNNNNNNNNNNNNNNNNNNNNNNNNNNNNNNNNNNNNNNNNNNNNNNNNNNNNNNNNNNNNNNNNNNNNNNNNNNNNNNNNNNNNNNNNNNNNNNNNNNNNNNNNNNNNNNNNNNNNNNNNNNNNNNNNNNNNNNNNNNNNNNNNNNNNNNNNNNNNNNNNNNNNNNNNNNNNNNNNNNNNNNNNNNNNNNNNNNNNNNNNNNNNNNNNNNNNNNNNNNNNNNNNNNNNNNNNNNNNNNNNNNNNNNNNNNNNNNNNNNNNNNNNNNNNNNNNNNNNNNNNNNNNNNNNNNNNNNNNNNNNNNNNNNNNNNNNNNNNNNNNNNNNNNNNNNNNNNNNNNNNNNNNNNNNNNNNNNNNNNNNNNNNNNNNNNNNNNNNNNNNNNNNNNNNNNNNNNNNNNNNNNNNNNNNNNNNNNNNNNNNNNNNNNNNNNNNNNNNNNNATTCATTTAGTTTCAGTTGTTGTTCGTTaaattgcttaggagaaataaaaacagaaaccaatgagacaattgttaaaaTGCATAGAGCTGTAAAATAAGTTcagattttattatttcacaAAGGGGGCCTGGAAAtgaaaacgtttgagaaccactggtctagacaAATTAGTTAAGATACAAAAGACATCTCATTTgggatttttctttcttattgatagatatttttaatcaattgaatgtactgttttaatgtgttaatcACCTTAAAATCACCTTAAAATTGGATTAGGCATTTTTATCATGTGAGTTTAAAAAGTTCATAAAACTATATATAACATTAGAAAAATGTTCACTAGTAACCTTAACTAgtaagtttttgtttaaaaatattacctTGTTGGCTAGTATGTTTTCTGACATTAGTTGCATTATGTGAAGATGAATCTGGGTCAGATCATTTCCTGTCCTCTAACATAAATCCCATCTATAAAGATCAATAAactgcttttaaaaataatcttgCAGGATCTTTAATAATCTACAGTAATCAATGCATGGATCAAgtcatgtttaaataaaataaatgttgtgtAAATGGGAAATTCTCAAGAAACTGTAACCAAATAGCTGATAAGACAAACAATTCTTAAGGGAACCAATGGCTTGGTTAAGATTATGTATTGTTAAATATCTGATTGggattttttttgtgataatACTTTAGAGACCTGAAACATGCTGGCCTCAGCATTTCAGTGGTTTTTAGGAGATCAGGCTCATGTTCcacaatttctttctttctcgcTGACCTTGGTTTCTGTTTTGTGTAGCTTATTGGTTGACACTTAACACATATTGCTGTTTCATTTCTGCATCATGTGTTCCTGCTGGTCAGTTGGTATAGCACAGTATAGCAAAGATCATGGGATGGATCCCAGGGACCTCAAATACAGATCACACATACAATGATGctctgttttttctgtaatcaaGCCTTTGTCTCTATTATAAGTTTTTAATGTCTATACCATGTCTTCAGTCTCTTCATATATGCACACTTGATTTTTGTCACTGCTGTGTCCACTGGCCATATATTGTTTCTTGTATTGAActcatattaacaaaaacaaacctcaggagtgacaaagtcatgtgaaaaactgagagaatgcaatTGCTAAGACACATAAACGTTTAGGCATATTCCTTCAAATACAAATTTTTGAGAAGtgcctaaaatacatgtaaaacatgtatttgtttgttttctttgcagtattcaaaatctgcaaacattttttttgttattttgaccggtTTGTCAAGTTTAATTTTTTTGCcgcaaaatgcaaaataaaaaacaatatcgTCATctggagaaatgttgttactagttcacagaatgaaacaaaaatgaccattttacttaaagaaccaaaaaaatagtataaataataaattctgcggctatatattttttaaaatattgctaTTTGTACTTATGGATAGATGCTAACTGCATTTAATTGAAACTACTTGTACTctgcacaatgacaataaagttgaatgtaatgtaataaataaatttatcTTAAAAGAACTTTtagtagctttggataaaagcatcttccCAGTAcgtacataaatgtaaatatgctaATTTTTAGAAGgaattaaaagtaaatgtaaatgctattTAATTAAACCATTTAATTACTGAAGTAAAACTAGGGCCTGTATCCCAGGGAGACCACACGTAAAAGACCTTTGAATGCATGAGCACTTACTGTAAGTTCATATATGCAAGACACATTGCTCTAATCAGTATAACATGACCGATCTTTTAAGATCCTGAAAGACAAATGTCAACAAACACTAAAGATGAACCCAAACAGTAGGTTCAGTGCAGTAGTAAAGCTTCATTTTGTGTGCCGTTTGAAATGTGTTTACTTTcaaatcaaaagcttcttcatATCACGTGCTTTTCAAGAAATGTTCAGTTTTGACCTTTTTACCACATATTCATAATACAACAGTAAAAACACAAGCATGCGTTTGTGGTCACCTGACATGGCACCTGATGTGGTGGTCAATTTTGAGACATTggaatttttcttttgttattatcTGTGCAAATATGATTGGATAACGCTCCGACCACAACCCCTATAAAAAGAGAGGCCGAGAAGCTCACACCATTACATAAATATCATCAGATCAACTCACACAGTAAGTCACGTACAGGATATTCAGGTAAAGCCATAATGATTTAATCTGGAACAACCTTAATTTCTTATTAGTACAACAtccatttaatatttaatgtaatatgtatatatatacagtatatatgaaagGGTTGAGGATTTGTTTGCGGATAACACTTGGtttcatattttgtatttagttGACAAGCAGATTTGTTATGGTGTGACATAAGTGTCCAAATAATTTTAAGGCTAACATATATAACTGCAGAGCTTATTTATCTTGAATAATAAGCAAATGATGTGTTACCTCCACAGAGCTAAACACCACTTTCTGAACCTCGAACCAAAATGTCAGATTTACAGCCAATCACAAAGCTCAACGTCTCCACCAATGTGGATGAGGAGGAAATCTTTGGAGCTCAAGGCTATGATCTCCTCAACGGTGACCTTAATGAAGGCACCATTCCGCATAACCGTGTCTTTCTTTGGTACAAGAGAGAGTGTGGCTTAAAGCCAGTGACAAGGATCCAGCTTTCCTTCAATGACTACATGAAAAATGGTCTGGCAGATGCTGGATATGAGCTGGTCAACAGGGATCTGAACGCAGGAGTTCCTGGAGATCACATTTTCCTGTGGTACTTCTGTGGCAGCACTCAATACGACATTCCCATTGTGAACTTACAGGTCACCAAGGATGCAAATGAAGAACCTGCTCTTCTGAGAGACGGCTGGGAAAGGCTGGGCTGTGACCTGAACCGTAACGCAGGAGGTTGCTTCATCTACCTGTGGGTGAAGAGAGCAACGCCAAGC
Proteins encoded in this region:
- the LOC130550735 gene encoding uncharacterized protein LOC130550735, which produces MSDLQPITKLNVSTNVDEEEIFGAQGYDLLNGDLNEGTIPHNRVFLWYKRECGLKPVTRIQLSFNDYMKNGLADAGYELVNRDLNAGVPGDHIFLWYFCGSTQYDIPIVNLQVTKDANEEPALLRDGWERLGCDLNRNAGGCFIYLWVKRATPSYICDIAATIDYTSDQQHFTDGYTRIDENVNRRAGGNFIFLWYRRSSDESKGISALEVSNTFQEQVNLQEKKFKRITFNLNKGTQGKDVYLWYSKEGCGEKMQSMAVLINSKTWMVYQKNGIFVLEKNLNEGNKGVKMYLAYK